The following is a genomic window from Plectropomus leopardus isolate mb chromosome 3, YSFRI_Pleo_2.0, whole genome shotgun sequence.
CATTCAgcctccttttagctctgttttgatcTCCACCAGCTGCGGAGAAAAATATCTGGTATTTTCATCCCAATCACcagtaaaagaaaatgctattgtatgtttctgcaaagcacagatatgttacatttacaatatgttattatgtagtggGAATGCTTAAACATTATGCTTCTTTATGTTTAAACAAAGGCCGTGCTTTATGAGCAGTTAGGTTTAAGCACacaagattatgttttggcttagaATACCTAGTTTTGGTAGCACAATCTTGGCTGGAAACAAAttgatgtctctgtaaaaaacaatggctttttgtggcacaatttAATCAGAAAACAGCAGTGTCTTAGTATAAGAAACAAGTGCCTGTTGTGGCACTATCGTGGCTGGATTCACAGCGATGTTTATAAAACCAACCACTTTCTGTTGCGatattttgtcagaaaatgcagcaatgtcttgctAAAAGATGAACCACCTTTTGTGGCAATATCCCAATAAGAAACACAGCCGTGTCttggtttttaaaaaacccaaaaaacaccttttatgGCACTGTCCCACGCTCTGTGATTCTTGGTTTATCATCATGAGCAACCCGATTTTAAATCACAGGCtgtcattttattgtcatattACTAAGTGTTGTTATAAATATACTGATCAGTGTAGCTTTagtaaaggaaaacaaaacagcagaaagttaatcctttaaaattacttttttattggaCAACGAGAACTGTCTGGGGCCTTTTGTAACAGCTAATGAAGTAACTGAAACAAAAGTAATGCAGAAGTGCAGGCTgaccaaacaaaccaaaaacacatgaagagaAATTTCTAAATGGCCAACCGTCACAACATCTCATCTCAGCAACACACGTCAGTAGAACATAAGAGCATCAGAACATTcaaagtttgaaagaaaaaaaaacaaacactccaGTGGTTGGGGTCATAGAAAATCCATCTTTCTTTgctgactttgaaaaaaaaaagttctgtctTTTGCAAAGTAATCAGAAAACAGTGTAATGCTACAGCTTTTACAGGTAGACTGACACAAAAACTCCTCATGCCATTTCCCTAAAAGACATAACTCAAACCACAGGCTCTAAATATTATCCGTCTACTGTAGCTCAACAGCACATTTGGCTAAGGTGTAGCCTGATTCTCCTCAACTGAGCTGTTAACATTAAATCACATGAACAATctataaaatgcaaaacaagagAATAGATTAACcatatgttttttgaaaatgaggaGTGGCCACACCAGCTCTGATGTTTCCCATGTGTTACAATTCTATGAGACAGTCTGTGCCAGGGAAGACAGGGAGGTTAAGCTCGTATTTTTTCTGGATGTCATAGGGCAGGAAGCGTCCGGCCAAGAAATGCTTCCCCGAGAAACTCATGGCACActtttttggtgctgtgagTGAGATGAGAACTTCTGGGTTGATGCCATCCTGACTCGGTTCTTCTACGTCCCAAcctgagggagacagagagagggagagagatttAAGGAGAGGATTGTGATGATTTTCGGCCTGTTGAGCTCACACTTAGGTGGTGTATTTGGGGTATGATGAGCTCATACTGAGCCGACTGTAGTGTGAGATTTATCCTCCACGTGTGCCTCCAGACTTGGAAACTCCTGCCTGGGAGCCAAGGCTCCTGGGGAGCTGCCTGGAGGCCCATTTATCAAGTTGTGTTTCTGAGCCTCTGAGCTGATATCTGCAGTTTCTATGAACACTTACCTGAGGGCACATCCACACTGGCAATAGGGACCTTGACTTGCTTCAGGGTGACCAGAATACCAGGGTAGGGCTCCTTAATGTTGGTGCAGTCTGCATCTGGGCCCATCATGGCATCAATCACTAGGTTGTAGGCATCGTTTATGAGCTGCACCTGAACAGAGCAGACCTCGGCATGAATAATTGAGGGCTATAGGGTGAATAATGAAAGAGGAGAGCATATCAAATAATCTCAAATGCTGTGACAAGTcgacatttcattttcattcaaaagggttgcatacaaaaacatgtttcttacCTTTTTCAATGATCTAATCCAAAGCCACAATTCAAAGCAACagtgacattttaggaaatacgCTAATTTGCTTTCCTGCCGGGAGTAAGTGAGAGTGGTATAAATCTTCTCACTTTTCTTTCCTCGTGAAAGACAGCAAATAAGCGCACTtcctaaaatgctgaaatacttttttttaatacattagtTACAAATTAATCAGCAGTACGtaccttaaaggtatactatgcaggattttctttaaaaaaaaaaaaaacaatgtatagactacAAAAGTTATATCTCTCAATCATCTCTTATGACCCATTAaatgtgtgtggcagtgtatttatttgtaagattctgccctctgtctgtatgttgtttttttttacttttctaattattttactatatttggGACATTTATGGGCTGCCACTTTTGGGCAGTTGTGCAGCCTCCAGCCAATAACAGCGCACAGTTGCAGTCAGGATTTTGTTCAAAGGTAGTGGGCAGTTGTCAGAGCATAAGCAGCACGCATCCaaaaggaaattacaaaaattgcAAACACAGCTCCACAAAGCACAAATATAGCAAGGTGAAACACCAAGCTTGTTTTAAATTGAGAGTAAATTTGGGGTTGGCTGTAATTTTTGCCGCTGAGCACTGAAGGAGAGGATGGAGATGAAAAGTGACACAGGGTTTTCTGTTGGGAAAGCTGTTGCCATTGTTTTGCCTGGTTAGTCTGTTAAAGTATTGCCCTTTGCTTAAAACTAAATGTTCCTGCAGTGGTAAAGTTGCTTGTGGTGTATTAGCCTGTTCTCATTCGCAGGTCATCATTATGTATAAATGCTTTGTCAACATGTGATATTCACGCAAAAGGCACACTTTGGCATCTCTTTGAGACAAACAAGGCTTTCAACGTCAGTTTAAGCCCATCTGTTCTAATATTTTACACTAACACTAACCCAGGACGGCGTTGTTTGTATCCAATTAGAAAAAGGAAGTCAACATTGTATTAATGTAACTTTACTAAACTAACTTTAGGTGCATCCCATGCAATCTAAAGTCAGCATTGTTCTAACATTATGTATCTTAATTAGGTACAAGACCaagttattttacatatttaaatcagGTTTTTTGCTTATattgttgcctaaatctaactgCTACTGTTTGACAATATTAATGACTTACAGTGTGCATGGGCAGATTAtaagacaatgggcccctgggcacagttATGTTTATATGAAACACTCagtcttgtggttgtttttttgtttgttttttgtagtcTCTTTTAGTCTGTTTGAGGTAATCTTGTGTcacttttagtatttttctgtctttagtgGTTGCTTTGTGCTGCTTAATAGTCCTTTTGTCtcactttgtggttgttttgccacTTTTGTAATAATGTTGTGCTTTAGTACGTGTttatttgagtgacattttgcaagtgaaggcaaTGAAGGGCCCCTGAGCCTTTGCCTGGctcattcagtaatccatccatgcatcaTATACAGATACTAAAGGATACTTTGTGATGTGCTATGAGACATTGAGGGGGGTGAtaaactgtcagaaaatgaaaacGGGTTGAATGTACATACAAGCGCTGTAGGAAGGAGGGTCCAAGTCTGAATGTTGAAAATTCTTGCATAGTAAACCTTCAAAGTAAATGATAGATCTTAATGTGACAATAGGACTTCACAGCAAACAACAACCACTGAAGCTCTTACAAAATGTTATTCTGTGAAAATGCTGCTGACCTCTGTGGGGAGATAGGAGAGGAAAGGGATGTCCATCTTCTCACACTGAACTGTGAAGTCCTGGTGTAGACTCTGAGAGGAGCGTTTAGGGTGGTAGATGGTGGGCTCATATTCCTGCGTGAGATGAggcaacagagaaaaacaacaaaagaggtCAGACAGGGGGCACAAAGGAGGAGACGGACACAAAAATATAGAGAAAAGGTTACATAACATTGACACTGCAGGCTGCAACATCAGCCAACGCTGACATGATTGAATGTGTATGATACACTTGGCCTTCAGTTCATGACAAGTGGAAATACTTTTGTCAAGTGATCAGAAGCTGTGGTTTTCTACAGTCTGCTTCCTGAATGAATACTTCCCGTATAAACTGGAAGCCGAGAGGAGTAGAAATCCAGACACCCGCTGTCTGAAAGGTCTGTGATGCTCAGCAGGAAGCACCTGTGACCTATGACCTTTACATTGTCTCAAAGATAAATCTTAAAACCTAGAAACCACTGTtagtaggtgtgtgtgtgtgtgtgtgtgtgtgtgtgtaatcacgTAAAAAGTTCATGTTATCTTTTTCTCAGAAGCATAGTCCTTGATAGTGGAGGAGCTTTTAAAATACCTCTAGCTTCGTGACAACCCCCCTCAGTCTCTGTGGCTGGCAAATCAATGGAGCAGAAGTTCTGTTACTTCTCAATTAGCATGGGCGGATAATGAGTGAATACGCAGCTGGGCATAAATATGTAGCACGCTTCACTACCTCTGTGTAGCAGAGGTagttttgtcactttttttcgtggttttgcatcattttgtggATTCAGTGTCTCTTaggagtcattttgtgtctctttatggttgttatgtctgtttttgtagttgtctttgtggttgttttgtgtgtgtttgtagaaaTTTTAAGTCTCTTCGTGGTCAGTAATttcattgacattttgcagatgaaggtcCTGGGGGGAACCTGACACTGTCTCTAGTTGTCCCGTTCAGTACTTCCTCTATTGTCTGTTGGTAATGCTGTTTACGCCAAATTCCTATCCTACCTTTCTTATGACAAATTTTGCCTCTTTAATTGGCAGAAGTAGAATGAGTCATAATCaacatttgatgttttatggTTTCAGGATGATGAGTCTTCAGATGATTTTCTTTCCCTTGGTAACCAtcatttttaggcattttattATCTCAAAatgaatgagagaaaaaatcTCCCTGCTCCATTTACAATGTTTAATGGTTGACTCTACTCCTGGGCCTTGATGAGTATCTACAGAATAGCCTTTAAAGGGCTAGTTCACTactttattttctcactttccCCGGGTATCAAGCCATGTCACCTGTTCTCCCAGGTCATGACATACATTGTCATGCTCACTCAGCATTTGATACTGATGCACAGGTCACTGGTGTCTATGGGAGATGCACAGCTGTCTCCAAGGTGAAACACATTGTAACACCTGGTTAACATtgtgaaacagcagcagttaggaaacaaaactactttttcagtttaaaaaaaagatcatggtttgtgtgaaaacaaaaacatttgttatgGGGTAGACTCACTGTAACGTAAATATGTCATGTGGAATGTAGTTACAAGACaaagttttattaaaataaatctgtgttgAGTTAAAGTCCGTTTGACACGACCCAACGCCTTTGATGTTTGCATGAAACGCTACTGGATCATGTCAGGTGAGAACATGGCCAGAACGTGACAGAACTGGTCACGTGTTATTATACGATTGAAGATGGCATGACGGCATTTGCCGCATCCACCCGATACGCACATGGGCAGGGTGTCACCTGAGCGCACTGTCAAACGGTCAGTTTCGTCAGTGCTGAAGTTTGAAaagctgctggtaacaacatagTTAGTTGGTGCCTTTATAGGAGTACAAAGGCACCAAGAGTGCGCGcggtggaggaggtggatggatgAAACAAACCAGACTTTGATGCTGGAGTCCAGtgatcacttcctgtttgaaaGTTATTCTTTGCACCTTAATATGTGCCTTCTTCCCCAAAATCTAACCATCATGCCAGTATACATGTTTCTTGATAttctggcgttggttgccatgttggttgacaccatgtgcatttgctgacatcatggtagctgcATCCCAGAGCGTGAAGAGCAAACACAGAGTGATACCTAGACCATTAGACCTGGGAGTGAGGTCAGGCTGGTCATACACACAGGTTTTATTTTACGTGCTCAGGCTTTGAGATATCCATTCCAGTGCTTTGGAGTGCTATTTCTTCTGTAAAAATTAGTTCCAATGAAAACTGTTGGCAGCAAAACTTGTGCAGAGAACCTGGTTCATTGCTTCTGAAAAGACATATTAGTATTACCTTGCTGTCATAGTTCTTAGCCATGCCAGCAGTATCACTCAGTCTAATACTAATCCTTGAATGGTTGGTCCACCACTTAGATCCAactaaaacatttcaacaactATAGGATGGATTGttatgaaattttgtacagacattcaggTTCTCCAGAGGATCAATCTTAATGACTTTGCTGATCCCATAAATTTTCCTTTAACGACACCACAAGACTCACTTTTGTGGATTTTAgtgaaaaacatgacatgaaggAGTAGAATCAGGTCTTTCAGACGTGGCAAAGCTGAAGCTGCCCTACAAAGGAAGTCATCTGTCAGGTCAGACTGACTGCTGCTTCCTCGGGGATCCTAAACCAATTAAACATCCACAACCACTCATCACCTGACGTCATCTCCATCGTGATCTCCACAGAGCACAGAGCGAGCAATAGAGCCAAATACAAtccactgtgtgtctgtgtagtgtgtgtgtagccCTCGGGGCTAGCCAGCGGCCCTGGCGTACCCTTGACCTCATCAGGAGTTACACCACCTAACTGTGTGAAACTGAAGAAGGGCTTGAAATGAGTGTCAGTGTcactgagcatgtgcagaaaTGAGGCGTGAAACAGAAACAAGCAAAGGGTACAGAAAAGGTCTTTTTCCAGTTAATGTTCACATCTAACAGGGTTACACTTCTTCTCCCTGAGGGATGATGGAGTCTTgtagcattttgtttttgtgcacatCCCATTAGGAATGGTGGGATGAGGTCTGCAGCTGGTGAGACATCTAATGTTTCGACATTACATCAGACTTTCAGTCAGAACTGTGTTTTTCACCTAGTCACAAAAACTTTGTGCTTCAGTCTGTTCAAACAATAGTAgatattttgtagtttttgttttttttcttttaggcaGAGGTGGGGGCCAAGTCATTGTTTGATAAATCAAAAGAAAGTCTCATGTCTTTGTATTCACATCCTAACTCaggtcccaagtcaagactgacagGTTCCATGCTGTGATTTTCAGGTCCTTAACAAGTCCAAATTAGCTCCACAccaaattttaagacattaacaacagaataattatgtaaaatttacaaaaatcatgaatgctttttaaattatctttttattcgtcaaaacaagtttgttaaaaagtttCTTAGCTGGTAAGCTAATAGTAGTTAAGCATTAACTCACTAACTATTACtgctttcccaccaaaattagcacttGCAcgtgggttttttaaacacgCTATAGCCTGCTTTCTCTTTGCCTTTTAGAAAGCAGAGcttgtacacagctctgcaggagATGAGTATATGTGTGTATCGGTGTTTCGCTCGATGTCAAAGACATGCTGGAGAACAGGTCAGcagtagacagcagcatggaaagaggtctgtgaaaactttaccgTGGTAATTTTTCTTTATATCTCTCTTACTTAGTTagtctttctttcaaactcaTTCCAGACTAATTTAAGTCAGTGTTTTAgagctgcttaggaggagatgaaCAGTAATTAGTTGCAgtgtgtcattgcatcttggCAGTTATGGAGCTGAAATTGGCACATTCACccgggtgttgtgttcccatcagtGCTGATTGGAgctggaggcgataaaaacctgtgactactgcagagtcccTTGATCCAgatgtgaatgccgattgtagacattcccattgcattaaaaagttagatgttagcgggtgttagtgGGAGGCttttgcagtggaaatgaggcttatGTTAGCCTCGAGTTAGTTCTTTGTGCAACTTTAAATGTCCAATGAAACTCAGAAGTTATTGGGTCactatatgtttcttttttacctgcacattttgcatactttaatttgtcttttgttgACCACTGAGTAGCTTTTGCACATGAACTAAATTGTCTTTTATATCAATTTGCTCACTTTTTTCAACTGATGCTCAggttcttcatggttctcttTTACAACTTTGTTGGATGCTAAGCTTTTTAATAATGCTTTTCCCCTCCTTTTTTAAGTGAAGTAAAGGTGACAGGTGGGAACAGGcatgaaaagacattttaatacatcAGATGACATGATGGgtttacaaacaaaataacatagaaaaaacagggaaaaaatgcaaaatcaaggcttgttgtgtgtgtaataGTGAGGGTAGTCCGTTGTGTACGTGAATGGATGCTGTTGGATTGGTTCAAGCAAAGTAGATCTGGGGAATTAACTTTCTACTTGCTGGGAGTAAATAGTATTAGTTGATTTGTGAAATTAATGGAATTGtggcaaatattttaaattatatactttttaatctttggtcTTAAGAAAAAGTCTCAAGTATTTAAAGCAAAAGGGCAGAAGTGCAAGTGAAGTCATAAGGCATTGGTGTTCAAGTCAGTAACTCAAGTCTGACtagagtccaagtcatgtgattCAAGTTCACATCTCTTAACTTTTAGGTTGTATAGTAACAAGTATTGCTAAAGAGCACCATGTTTTGAGCCAAACATAAAATCATGTCCACTTGTTTAAATCTGAACAATACACCGGAACTAAAGCGCATAGgacttttttattcttctcaTCCAATATTGGCTTTGATCAGGGGATATCTGTGTCTTTTGGTATGCAGCATTGTGTCCTCTAATATACCTTGCAGTGGAAATAATCAAAGATTCACGACAGACACAACCTGCTTTTGTGAACACGGACGTCTCAGAGTGACGTGAGAAGCAAGTTGGCCTGCCTGCCTGCAGCTGATCATTCGTTTCTATGCTCTGTCTAATCACATTCACAGCTCCGCATCAAGGGCTCaaggccgtgtgtgtgtgtgtgtgtgtgtgtgtgtgtgtgtgtgtgtgtgtgtgtgtgtgtgtgtgtgttaatgtgcgTGTCTCACGTGTATGCTTGCATGTCTTTCTGCTGACAGGGATCACATCACACCATGAAAAACATACACTCTTACACCAGGAGAGCAGTTCACAGTCCAAAGTAAGTACTCAAGTTTCTCTAGTTAGAGCAAAGTCAGACAAGTGTGGTCCCAGTGGGCCTGCTGCAGAGTGCAGACACTTTGAAAATTATAagaataaaattgtttttatacagtTAAATTTCAAGACgcagtaaaatgttttacaatagACAGTAAAAAGGGGATAAACATGATTAGTACAGAACAGATcaataaaaaagtgatgaaatagagcaaaaaaaagttttttaatttgtttacaaGTTATGGAGAAGCTTCCCATTCATTTCTGGAATGCCAGGGTAAAATATATCTCCCGCtgagctgacctctgaccttatCTTTGGCcttaagagagaaaaacacagagtagGAGGCGAAGAGAGAGACTCCTCAGAGAGCCACCAGAATCCATCTAACATGGTTTTAATCAAAACTGTCAATGCCCTGTAAATCTAGTGTGTCAGCcacacatggtaaagtgtataAATACATTCCATCCTAAACCAAAGATCCCAAAAACACATATCCAATATTTCCCCTCCAATAAAGTCATAGAGTGTGGCAGGACTACAGTACCGAGAACTGAGATGAACTGTGAAAAAGAAGTCTTGATCTATAATGTGTTCGGAGAGGATGAATCCTGCCTCCAAAAACAATTAGACTCAAAATGTCAGTCAGTATGTGGCCTGAGGAGCAGACATCATGGTCATGACATCATATCGTGGCTGGCGAGCGTAAGAGGCAGACGACTTTAACGAGAGTAACAATAGCATGATATCATGACTGTCTGAGTGCCCTTGCGGGGAGGGTAATGGGATAACTGCTCGGAGTCATTTACAGGAGCTGAAATGAACTTTCTAAGCGCAGAGGGCCTGTATAGAAGATCCCCTGGTAGTCCTGACATAAgctaaaagtttgtttgtttttttctattgtggTTAGGGCTTTAGTGGTATAACAGCTTCACGGTATACCATAGTGTGAATATCGATGGTCtgtataaattgtttttttatttttttaatgcagctggacagagaATCTCACCTGTGCACGTCCTTGCCATGTCCCTTGACTGCCTGTCAGACTTTCTGCACAtacatccatttacaaaaaaaggtttcaagGTTATAGGGTGCTTGTTTAACCTTAAAAaccttgtattttctttttttgttaagggTCATTTTATAGCGCTAACATAGACTGTACAAAGTAACTGGTATAATTTTTGTGACATCACttgttggtttgtggactcccgttTAAAGcctgaagtttttcttttggtgcTTGAGGTGATCAAATTTGGATGAGAGCTAGAGCTGTGGATCAGCGAGGGGTTGATCTGACTAATAGACTGTACCAAGGTCTTGCAGACGCCCTGTCAGCCTTAATTATACATAATTTTGagccttgataaaatgtaaacagatgagTTGTATAATATTCACcccccatacagttgtcatgaatattGAAATCAgctgtagagaccaaaaccgGCTTGTATTTGACTGTAAACCGAAtcagacatgtcaaatttaatCGATCAATCGATATGCCATGCAATGCCGTTACAGTATATGCactatgttgctgtgagctttgactgaagaaaatacacatttggtaTTGTATAAAATAagcaatgtttttatgtctaaaaaaaataacaaccaaataacaattaattggTCATTACTTTGACCAGTAATCGAATAAGGAAAGTGCTGATGTATTGTTGGTTATCGATGGTTATCATACCATAAAAATCTCATGTTAAAACTTTAAGTGTGGTATCATCTAAATGACTCAGTAAGCAGCAGACTGTGTGTACTTTGGGTCATTTGAGGTGTTGTGGAGTATAATGGACATTTACTATGCTGAAAAGTTGCATGCGCTccattgtttctgtttgtgca
Proteins encoded in this region:
- the yjefn3 gene encoding yjeF N-terminal domain-containing 3, translated to MDKMNHSSAEAEAETIEPLRYLSKGEAAAIENELLKDYRFGQQQLIEIWGQACALAITKAYPLSSLAKKQPTVLVICGPDQNGSIGLVCARHLRIYEYEPTIYHPKRSSQSLHQDFTVQCEKMDIPFLSYLPTEVQLINDAYNLVIDAMMGPDADCTNIKEPYPGILVTLKQVKVPIASVDVPSGWDVEEPSQDGINPEVLISLTAPKKCAMSFSGKHFLAGRFLPYDIQKKYELNLPVFPGTDCLIEL